The genomic stretch CCTGCTCAGTCACGAGGTGAGAGGGTCTGGAGGCCGCCCCCAGACCCAACTCCCATcagccccctgcccagcccctgcccactctCCCCCAAGTAGGAGCGGCGCCAGGGGCCTGGGGCGGTTGTGGAGGGGTTGTGGAGGGGCGGGGTGGCGTGTGAGGGAAGGCGACCTCCTGTGCCTGCCGCTCCCCCAGCCAAGTACCGAGGGCGCCCTCAGGCTCTCACCTTGTGTCCTTCTCTCCCGCCTCCAGGACTGTTACATCTTGGACCAGGGGGGCCTGAAGATCTACCTGTGGAAGGGGAAGAATGTCAATGCCCAGGAGAAGAGGGAAgccatgagccaggcactggtGGGCCTGGGCGTCAGGGAGGAGAACTTGGAGGAGAAGTCAGAGAAGCCGACtccagcagggagagggcagcGGGGTCAGGGCCAGGCACAGCcccaggcagaggccagggaaggCTCCGAGCCTGATTTAGCTCCAGGGGGTCTGGATATCCGCTCTGTAGCCACCTTGGCGGGTCTCTGCATACTGCATAGCCAACCACCCGGCAACCTGGGGGCCTCTGCAGAATGCGGGCTCCCACCTGCAGCGTGGCTGGGacaagggagggagaaatggaggcTGGCCTTCCTACAAGAGGGGGTTGGGTCAGCATGGGGCAGAGGCCAAGTCAGAGTTTGGGGTCCCTGTAGGAGTTAAGAGTCAGTAATTCTAACTGGCTTGGGGTCAGCGTTGGATTGGGGGGTGGGGTTCAAGGTTGGAGATGGAGGCTGGGTTCAGGTTTGGGTCAGATCTGACCTTGGGGTTGGGGTCACAAGTGGGTTTTGAGGTTAGTAGTGTATTCAGGGTTGAGGTCAGAGCTAGGTTGGAGGTGGTGTCGAGTTAGGTCTGGTTTGCCCTTGGGGTGGGGGTCAGAGCAGGGTTAGGTTTGGGGTCAGCTTGGGACTGTGGTAAGATTCTGGTTTGGGCTTGGGACTGGGATAGATTAGTGGTTGGATCTGGTTGGGGTTAGAGCCAGGCTTTGGCTTTCACTAGGGGTTGGGGACTGGGGGAGGGACACAGGCCCAGCCAcctccttctcttcccagaaCTTTATCAAAGCGAAGCAGTACCCACCGAGCACGCAGGTGGAGGTGCAGAATGATGGGGCCGAGTCAGCCGTCTTTCAGCAGCTCTTCCAGAAGTGGACAGTGCCCAACCGGGCCTCAGGCCTGGGCAAAACCCATGCCGTGGGCTCCGTGGGTGAGGGTTGGCCCGAGGCAGGGTGGGACCAGAAGCCGGGAGAGGGGGTCCAGAGAGCACAGACCTgtctcctgccctccttcctgaACACGCCTCTTGCATGTGCACTTTCACCCTGGCTCTGGACTCcccaggtggggtggggacacAAAGGGACTTGGAGAAACTCAAGAGTTGTCACAAAAAGGGAGCTGAGAACAGCCTGACTTTCATTTGGAGTGGGGTTGGGTCTCCCTGGAACCCAGAAAACTTTAGTCTCCCGGACAATATTTGCCGAGGGCAAGCTCCATGCCAGGCACCTGGGGGAGGAGAAAAGGGTTGTCCTTTCTCTGGCTGCTCTGGGAGGCCCCGGTGAAGCATGAGCCTTACTGGAGGGAGACATGGTTCTGTGTTATAACTCTGCCACTCtctagctgcatgaccttgggtcAGCTACTGaatctctctggcctcagtttcctcatctgtaaaatgggtctaagAACTGTAGCTTCCgctcagggctgttgtgagaaccTGGGGGAACTCAGCTGGTGACACTGGGTATCATGATTCCCCCTCACTCCAGCTAGGGTGGAACAGGTGAAGTTTGATGCCACGTCCATGCACGTCCAGCCTCAGGTGGCTGCCCAGCAGAAGATGGTCGACGATGGGAGTGGGGAGGTGCAGGTATGGCGAGGGAGGAAGGTGGCCCGGGATGGGTGCGGAGGGGTTGGCAGAGCCTGTCCTGGACCTCACACTAGCCGGTACCCGCCCCAGGTATGGCGCATTGAGGACCTAGAGCTGGTGCCTGTGGATTCCAAGTGGCTCGGCCACTTCTATGGGGGCGACTGCTACCTGCTGCTCTACACCTACCTCATCGGCGAGAAGAAGTACTACCTGCTCTACATCTGGCAGGtcaagccccaccccaccctgtccAGAGCATAGCCAGCTCAGCTCCCCCTCCACTATACCCAGGCCAAGTGGCCATTGCGCTTGAATTGAATATCTCTGGTGATGGGGATTTCGCCCCTTTTCTATCTTGGAACTGCTTTGGCTGTGAGATCCCACTGACATTGAGTATCCCCACTCCAACCCTTTCCCCTTTTGATTCTGAGTCTCTCTTCCAACTCCCATTCCCTTTATCTGCTCTGACTGTGGGTTTCTATGTCCAGatgtgagggaggagggagatgcTTGGGTGCTGGGGTTGAGTGGTGTGGTAGCCATGGTGTTTCCCTGAGAAAGGTGCAGTAAGCGGGAGAGGAGGTTTGGGGTCAAGGTGGGTCAAGGGTGGACTGGGGCTGGAAAAAGATTAGGTGTGGGGCTGGGATCAGAACTGAGGTCTGGGTCAGGTGGGGATTTGGGCTGTGTCCGGGGTGGGGCTTGGTGGGGAAGACAGTTGGTTTTGGGGCCGGGCAGAATTGGGGATGGAGTTGTGGCTAAGGCTGGGGACGGAGTCAGGATCGGGGGCTGTCCTCATCCTACCCTTTCCATCCTGCTCATCTCCAGGGCAGCCAGGCCAGCCAGGATGAAATCACAGCCTCGGCCTATCAAGCGGTCATCCTGGACCAGCAGTACAACAATGAACCAGTCCAGATCCTGGTCCCGATGGGCAAGGAGTCACCTCACCTCATGTCCATCTTCAAAGGACGCATGGTGGTCTACAAGGTGTGGCTGCTGGACCGGGGTGCCTGGCAGTCCTGGCAGCTGAGGCGGGGTGGGCATccaggagatggggaaggggacATGGGGTGGGAGCGGGGCTAGGGTGAAGCCCATTCTCCCTAGGAGAGGACTGTTTGAGGCTCCATCATCTATGTGGGATGGTAATAGAAACGgcaattcagtattttttaaaatccgtTTGATAAACACTTAGCACATAACATACAAGTACTGTTTTTCTCTACACCCCTACTCCTTGGGGCCTctccatgaaaaaagaaattattgtgGCTGGATCTGCCTAACGACGGACCTGTCTAAAATGCACTGGCGCCTTCTGACGTAATGAAATAGccgtctcttgcattcctttaagCAGTAATCtggttattgagcacttactaagcATACAGCCCTCTGCAAagcaccaaggggggaaaaatgCCATGCCAATGCTGTTTACCATCTTGTTGGGCAACCAGTGAACCAACAGCCCGAGGCACTGTGTGCGTAAATgccagaaatatgttgcattcaAAGGGGAGCATGCATACAGTAATCAGGGAACAGGCATAGAGTCCATGAAGGAAAGGGGGTTTGGAGGAGGTCTTGACATTGGGGTCAGAGTTGAAGAGCTCAGCAGAGGTAAAACGAGGGCACGCGATGCAGGGGCACAGCCAGGACAAAGGCCCGGAGGAAGGGCCCCGTGGGGAGCAGTGAGAAACTGGCCAAGCTAAATGGAGGGTTTGGAGAGAGCTGAGAGTGACTCTGGAAAGGAAGTCTCCACCTTCAACATCAAGGGCCGCGCTGAAAGCTGGGTTCTAGTCTGTAAGCCGAATGAAGGTTTCAGGCAGGGAAGCACCCATGACCAAAGCAATGTTTTGGAAAGACTATAGTCTGGTGATGGTGTAGAGGACCAGGATGGGCAGCAGACCCACCCCACCTCTGTCGCCCCTCTAATCCCCCATCACCTTTACTAAGTTACTCCTGcccctctctccctgcagggAGGCACCTCTCGGGCTAACAGCGTGGAGCCTGTGCCCTCCACACAGCTGTTCCAGGTCCGGGGCGCCAGCACCAACAACACCAAGGCCTTTGAGGTCCCGGCCCAGGCCGCCTCCCTCAACTCCAATGACGTCTTCATCCTCAAGACCCCGTCTTGCTGCTACCTGTGGTGTGGGAAGGTGTGTGCAGGGTCCAGTGGCCTCCCCCTCTCCGCGTGCATCTTGGTGGTCCCCCAGCCTCAGAGCAGCCTCCCCGTGTGGGTCAGGGCAGGGGCCTCTGGCCGGGTAGGTCCCGCTCTCTGGTTTCCCTGATGCCTCTAGCCCTGCCTCGCTCCTTCGCGGCGCTGGGTCTGGCCATCCTGattctctgcctctgtgtccGAGTAGGTCTCTCTCAGTCCATTTGTCTCTGGACAACCCTGTCTGTCCCCGTGTTGCTCTGTCTTTATGTCTTGGGCTCTCTCACTCTCCCTGTGCCTGTAGCTGCCTCCCCATTTATCTCTGTCAGGAGGACTCAGTCTCTTGGAGACTTCCTCCTGCCCAGTAGGAGTGCAGACTGTCTTGTCTCCTCTGCCATCCTTTGGAGCAACAAGGACAGAGGAGAGGTTGGGAGAACTGCCTCTGCCTGGGCTGTGTGCGTGGGCCGCTGATCCAGGAGAACCTCCCAGACCTGGGAGCTCTGGGCCAGTGAATGtggtggaaggagggggaggcGTGGCACAGGAGATGGGCTCCCCCAGCACAGCCGACCCCCTCTTTTCCCAGGGCTGTAGTGGGGACGAGCGGGAAATGGCCAAGATGGTTGCTGACACCATCTCCCGGACCGAGAAACAAGTGGTGGTGGAAGGGCAGGAGCCGGCCAACTTCTGGATGGCCCTGGGTGGGAAAGCCCCCTATGCCAGCACCAAGAGGTAACTCCCAGGTCCGTCGACTGCCAGCTCACTTTGCGAGGCTGGAGAGCCTCCCGGCATCTCCACCCGCATGGCCCAGAGCCTGCAGCAGGTATGGATTGAGAACTCTGCGTGCCAGGCTCTCAGGGCTGCCAGGTGAGTAAGGGGCAGCCCAGGCCCTTGGAGCCTCTCAGGCACTGGGGCTGTGTCTGTGCTGCTTACCATGGAATGCCGGGGGCCTGGTGGGGGTATTTCCACAGCCATAGAAGGCAGCTCAAAGAGAGGGGCAGGGCTACAGGTGTGCCCTTTGGGAAGAAGATGCCAGGGTCCCAGCAGCTCCTGTCCTTCCATGCTGCCACAGGACCCAGATGCTGAGGAACACAAGCTGTAAACCCTCTTTTTCTAAAGAAGGTCCATGATCCACTATTCCCCCATTCAAAAGCAAAAGGGCATGTACTACAGTAGCATCAGGAGGAATAGAGGGAAGATATCAGGAAGAACTTCCTAACAGGACTATAGAAGAGCCACTGAAATGTATGTCCTGGAAGATTGGTGGGAATTTCTCCCTTGGAGAGCTCCTGGACTCTTGGGAGGACTCGGGAACTTTTGTGTGATCAGAAGAAAGAGCATTTTCCTAGGAGACAGGCTTTCCATTGTGATCTCCTCTCCACCTTGCAGGCTGCAGGAGGAAACCCTGGTGATCACTCCTCGGCTCTTTGAATGTTCCAATCAGACCGGGCGCTTCCTGGCCACAGAGATCCCTGACTTCAATCAGGATGACTTGGAAGAGGATGATGTGTTCCTGCTAGATGTCTGGGACCAGGTAGGTTTGAGGCCTGGGGACCTCCCTTCCCACCACCTCAATCCCCAGAGCCGAGAAATAGTGGCTTTAGGATAGGTAAGGTTTGACGTTTTCTTGGCTCCCATATGTGTTCTCCCTGGGAGTGGTGTTACGAGCctaaaaaagaagaatgcaagCAGAGAGGAACATGCCTGGAGGGACTGCAGGGCAGGATGTATTCTTCTCCCAAAGTCCAATTCATTTCATGAGGCAGAGGAGTGCTTTTGAGGGTCTTTGGCTCT from Physeter macrocephalus isolate SW-GA chromosome 2, ASM283717v5, whole genome shotgun sequence encodes the following:
- the VIL1 gene encoding villin-1; translated protein: MKQVETNSYDIQRLLHVKGKRNVVAGEVELSWKSFNRGDVFLLDLGKLIIQWNGPESNRMERLRGMTLAKEIRDQERGGRTYVGVVDGEDEKASPQLMEIMNHVLGQRKELKAAVPDTVVEPALKAALKLYHVSDSGGNVVVREVATRPLTQDLLSHEDCYILDQGGLKIYLWKGKNVNAQEKREAMSQALNFIKAKQYPPSTQVEVQNDGAESAVFQQLFQKWTVPNRASGLGKTHAVGSVARVEQVKFDATSMHVQPQVAAQQKMVDDGSGEVQVWRIEDLELVPVDSKWLGHFYGGDCYLLLYTYLIGEKKYYLLYIWQGSQASQDEITASAYQAVILDQQYNNEPVQILVPMGKESPHLMSIFKGRMVVYKGGTSRANSVEPVPSTQLFQVRGASTNNTKAFEVPAQAASLNSNDVFILKTPSCCYLWCGKGCSGDEREMAKMVADTISRTEKQVVVEGQEPANFWMALGGKAPYASTKRLQEETLVITPRLFECSNQTGRFLATEIPDFNQDDLEEDDVFLLDVWDQVFFWIGKNANEAEKKAAATTVQEYLKTHPSGRDPETPIIVVKQGHEPPIFTGWFLAWDPFRWRNTKSYEALKAELGNSGDWGQITAELTNPKLDVFNANSNITSGPLTIFPLEQLANKPVEELPEGVDPSRREEHLSVEDFTKALGMTPAAFSALPRWKQQNLKKEKGLF